One Terriglobia bacterium genomic window, GAATGCGAATGCGGCTTCACGGCCGCGGCAAACATAAACAGTCTCACCGGCTCCGGCGCCGACCGCATCGACCGCGACGATGGAGGGACCGTTCGGCAGACGCCGTACCAGCAGCAGCGTCCGGCCTTCAAGCGCGGCATCCTTTACGGTGCAAACGACGCTGCCGATGACTGTGCCCAGATACATGACTAGTCCTGTGAAACTTCGTCTACGATTCCAACGATGGCTGCATCGACCGGAGTGTCTTTGCAGCCTTCAGCCATGCGGGCGGAACTGCCCTGT contains:
- a CDS encoding EutN/CcmL family microcompartment protein, whose product is MYLGTVIGSVVCTVKDAALEGRTLLLVRRLPNGPSIVAVDAVGAGAGETVYVCRGREAAFAFKPVEVPTEAAVVAIVDHVERPEVVRA